CACTCGCATGAAAATGCAGTTGCGGGAAATTAAGACTTGATATAACTGTTTGAAAAATAAGATAATAGTCTCATGAACTCGACAATCAACGCTTTTTCAGATTATTTGATCATCGAAAAACGTCTGTCCGCGAATACGGTGAGCGCATACGATCGGGATATGAGGCGACTTGCGTCCTTGTTTAAGGATCGACCCCTTGAATCGCTCGGAACTCAGGATTTGCGCCAGGCGTTACTGGCTTTCAGGAAGTCGGGTCTATCGTCCGGGACGGTGGCCCGGGCCTTGTCTTCGATGAAGATGTTTTACAAATTCCTGAAAACGGAGGGCGAAATTCAAGCCGACCCCGCGCATATTCTGGAATCCCCGCGTCGCGGTCGCAAGCTCCCTGACACCTTGTCGCTCGAAGAAGTGGATCGTTTGCTGGAGGCGCCCGATCTGGAATTGGCGCCGGGCCGTCGCGACCGTGCCATGCTTGAGGTTCTGTATGGAACCGGCCTGCGCGTTTCCGAATTGATCGCCTTGAAGCGGACCGATCTGGATTTGCAGGCAGGCTATCTTCGTACGATGGGTAAAGGCTCCAAGGAGCGAGTGACTCCATTGGGCGATGAAGCGGTGATCGCGGTGGACGATTATTGTAAAACAGCTCGGCCCGCGCTGGACAAGGGGAAAAACAGTTCATTTTTGTTTCTCACGCAGAGAGGGAAGGGGATGACGCGTCAGGGTTTCTGGAAGATTCTGAAAAGCTATGTGCAAAAAGTTGGTATCCGTAAATCGGTTTCCCCGCATACATTACGACACGCTTTTGCAACCCATCTTCTGGAACGCGGAGCCGATTTGAGGTCTGTTCAAATGATGCTGGGTCATTCCGATATTTCAACGACACAAATATATACCCATATCCTGCAGGACAGAATTCGATCCATTCACAATAAATATCATCCACGTTCCTGAGTTTTAACTTGACTGGTTTTTAAATAAAAGATAACATTTGCTGGTTTGGATTCCCTGCCCAAAAAAGTTCTATCTACTGGATTTTAAATAGGTTGTATTTAATGTGATGGAACGTCATCCTTTGCTTTTTAACGTCGATGAAATTTCGGAGGACGGCGTTAAAATTGACCTGTTGGGCAACAGGGAATTATTCAAAATTAACGACGACGATTGCTCTCTCACGCAGGATGTCAGTCTGCAGGGAGACATACGAAAAATATACGAAGAGCTTTATTTTAAAGGCGTTTTCGAGACTCAGGCGAAGTTGTTGTGTTGCCGTTGTCTGGGGCCGGTCGTTCGTTCATTGAAGGGCGAAGCCTATTGTAAATTTGTTCCCAAAGGGCTGGAGCCGGAATTGGGCGCCGAGATGGAAATCGATCCTGCCGGGATTGATGTCGAATATTTCGACGGCAATACCGTGGATTTGATATTGACCGTTCGAGACGCTATTTTATTGGCGGCTCCATCTGCCATTACCTGCGGCGAGCAATGCAGGGGCTTGTGCAGTCAATGCGGGGTGAATCTGAATAAGAAAACCTGCGACTGCCAGACCGGCATTGAGGTAGACCCGAGATTTGAGATACTGAAATCACTGAAGTTTAAAAATAAATAAAAGAGGAAATTATGCCAGTCCCTAAGAAGAGAATGTCCAAGTCCCGTCAGGGAAACCGAAGGTCTCACGATCATTTGAAAGTATCTGCATTCAACGAATGCCCCCAGTGTCATGAAATGAAACGGCCTCATCACATTTGTCTGCATTGCGGTTTTTATAAGGACAAAGAAGTCATGGAAGTCGAATCCATCTAACCGGGTGGCGTGATTTCTTTTTGTTGTTGTAAAGAGGGTCGTCAGATCATAGTCTCATTAATACTGAACAGGGCGGTCCATACGCCCTTTTTGGCCTGCCAATTTTTCCGCATTAGATTTGAATCTCGATTTCAGGAGCGGTTCTTACAATGAAAATTGTAGTTGACGCAATGGGGGGCGACCATGCCCCTGAGGCGATAGTCGAGGGAGCCGTTCTCGCCGCCAGAGAAAACAATTGCGAAGTGATCCTTGTCGGTATTGAAGACCGGATCCGGGAAGAACTGGCCAAGCATGATATTGGGCAATTGCCCATTCATGTTCAGCACGCCGACGAAGTCGTGGAGATGAGCGACATCCCCGGAAAGGTGGTTCGCGCCAAACGAAAATCCTCAATGAAAATCGGGCTGGATCTGGTCAAGAGCGGCGAAGCCGACGCTTTTGTGAGCGCGGGCAACACCGGCGCGGTGCTGGCGTACTCGACTTTGATTTTGAGACCCCTGAAAGGCGTGGATCGTCCTGCGATCACGATTCAATTGCCCACTCTGAAAGGTTATTCCCTGTTGTTGGACGCCGGGGCGAATGTGGATTGCAAGCCGCTTCAATTGTTCCAGTTTGGCGTGATGGGGCATGTGTTCGCGAAATACATTCTCGGTAAGGAATCGCCGACGATTGGTATTTTGAGCATTGGCGAAGAGGATGGCAAGGGTAATGAAATTACTAAAGAAGTGTTTCATATGTTGAAGAAAAGCCACATTAATTTCGTTGGCAATATCGAAGGCAAGGAAGTCTATCGCGGTAATGCAGATGTTGTGGTCTGCGACGGTTTCACCGGCAATATCGCTTTGAAGATCAGCGAAAGTCTGGCGGAAATGATTGGAGCGAACTTGAAGACTCTGTTCACGCGCAACTGGGTCAGC
This window of the Candidatus Nitrohelix vancouverensis genome carries:
- the xerD gene encoding site-specific tyrosine recombinase XerD, giving the protein MNSTINAFSDYLIIEKRLSANTVSAYDRDMRRLASLFKDRPLESLGTQDLRQALLAFRKSGLSSGTVARALSSMKMFYKFLKTEGEIQADPAHILESPRRGRKLPDTLSLEEVDRLLEAPDLELAPGRRDRAMLEVLYGTGLRVSELIALKRTDLDLQAGYLRTMGKGSKERVTPLGDEAVIAVDDYCKTARPALDKGKNSSFLFLTQRGKGMTRQGFWKILKSYVQKVGIRKSVSPHTLRHAFATHLLERGADLRSVQMMLGHSDISTTQIYTHILQDRIRSIHNKYHPRS
- a CDS encoding DUF177 domain-containing protein; this encodes MERHPLLFNVDEISEDGVKIDLLGNRELFKINDDDCSLTQDVSLQGDIRKIYEELYFKGVFETQAKLLCCRCLGPVVRSLKGEAYCKFVPKGLEPELGAEMEIDPAGIDVEYFDGNTVDLILTVRDAILLAAPSAITCGEQCRGLCSQCGVNLNKKTCDCQTGIEVDPRFEILKSLKFKNK
- the rpmF gene encoding 50S ribosomal protein L32: MPVPKKRMSKSRQGNRRSHDHLKVSAFNECPQCHEMKRPHHICLHCGFYKDKEVMEVESI
- the plsX gene encoding phosphate acyltransferase PlsX translates to MKIVVDAMGGDHAPEAIVEGAVLAARENNCEVILVGIEDRIREELAKHDIGQLPIHVQHADEVVEMSDIPGKVVRAKRKSSMKIGLDLVKSGEADAFVSAGNTGAVLAYSTLILRPLKGVDRPAITIQLPTLKGYSLLLDAGANVDCKPLQLFQFGVMGHVFAKYILGKESPTIGILSIGEEDGKGNEITKEVFHMLKKSHINFVGNIEGKEVYRGNADVVVCDGFTGNIALKISESLAEMIGANLKTLFTRNWVSKLGYFLLKPQLSEFKKKVDHSETGGAPLLGVNGVCIIAHGSSSPKAIKNAIKRASELIEKKINDHIREDIESNLEDIDTSIWKQIKSAFVPETPEDGASTSKPSPEADSDEASATPKPPEVSDK